In Candidatus Eisenbacteria bacterium, the following proteins share a genomic window:
- a CDS encoding transposase, giving the protein MDRYIGLDAHSASCTIAVVGPSGKRLQSQVLETNARALISFLKTIPKQRRLCLEEGTQANWLHEVLAPHVDEIVVTPGIRRMSGSKDDKRDAFNLAENLRIGAINTRVYKGLGKFGLLRELSRAYTMLVNDSVRVQNRIKSLYRSRGIPTCGKEIYEITAREKWLRKLPAKIRSVAGFLYQELDCVRDLKKQAEKEMLAEAQKHSISRILKTCPGMGVIRVAQILSIVVTPYRFSSKRSFWAYAGLAIVMRSSSDWTRAGDGSWARLPVQQTRGLNRNGNRALKQIFKGAATTVIGYARNEDPLYRHYQQLLNEGTRPNLAKLTIARQIASIILSMWRSEEVYNPAKLKKAA; this is encoded by the coding sequence ATGGACAGATATATCGGTCTGGATGCCCATTCAGCAAGTTGCACGATCGCTGTTGTCGGTCCCAGTGGCAAACGGTTGCAATCACAAGTACTGGAGACCAATGCAAGAGCGCTGATCAGTTTCCTCAAAACGATTCCCAAGCAACGTCGTCTATGTCTGGAAGAAGGGACGCAAGCGAACTGGCTCCACGAGGTGTTGGCCCCGCATGTCGACGAGATTGTCGTCACTCCTGGAATCAGGAGAATGAGTGGATCGAAGGACGACAAGCGCGATGCGTTCAATCTAGCCGAGAATTTGCGAATAGGTGCAATCAATACGCGCGTTTACAAAGGGCTTGGGAAGTTTGGATTGCTTCGGGAACTGAGCCGAGCCTATACAATGCTGGTCAACGATTCCGTACGAGTGCAGAACCGGATCAAGAGTCTTTATCGCTCGCGGGGCATCCCCACTTGCGGCAAAGAGATCTACGAAATTACTGCTCGGGAGAAGTGGCTGCGGAAGCTTCCAGCCAAAATACGTTCAGTTGCGGGATTTCTCTACCAAGAATTGGACTGTGTTCGGGATCTAAAGAAGCAAGCCGAAAAGGAGATGCTTGCCGAAGCGCAGAAGCACAGTATTTCCCGCATACTGAAGACATGTCCAGGCATGGGAGTGATACGTGTTGCCCAGATACTATCGATCGTAGTCACACCCTATCGATTCTCCAGCAAGCGATCGTTTTGGGCTTATGCCGGCTTGGCGATCGTCATGAGGAGTTCATCAGATTGGACAAGGGCCGGAGATGGGAGCTGGGCAAGACTACCGGTTCAGCAAACGCGAGGATTGAATCGCAATGGCAATCGAGCACTGAAGCAGATCTTCAAGGGTGCGGCCACGACAGTAATTGGGTATGCCCGCAACGAGGATCCGCTGTACCGGCATTATCAACAGCTACTCAATGAGGGCACGAGGCCGAATCTGGCGAAGCTGACCATTGCACGGCAGATAGCATCGATCATTTTATCGATGTGGAGATCCGAGGAGGTTTATAATCCGGCAAAGTTAAAGAAAGCCGCATAG
- a CDS encoding right-handed parallel beta-helix repeat-containing protein — protein MSSYPMKIGTHLAIIVLWLCSIEPLKAETYKVPSEHSSIQAGLDAAATGDSVLVAAGTYTGEGNYNLDFAGKNIVLLSEDGADSTTIDCEGGDYGIHFQDDEGRDCVVDGFTIRGADITAIMFKYGASSTIINCVLTGNIVGFGCIGESSCIIEDCLITWNGMSDGAGLYVSHSATPVVKDCVFSGNWSPDVGGAIYIGRDSSLRLEGCLINGCVADDMGGGIFCGVDASVFISNCTISGNGALNGGGIITGGGFVQVENSAVWGNIGTDIIISNGNAIIDCSVLVAPVEWGDSEIEYNGESIFSAPLFCDWVNPHDEPTTEGDYQVYSNSPCLPENNPCGIFIGALGVGCDPPDPTIQRSWGLIKSFYGGR, from the coding sequence ATGTCTTCATATCCGATGAAAATTGGAACACACTTGGCAATTATTGTGCTCTGGCTATGCTCAATAGAGCCACTTAAAGCAGAGACCTACAAAGTACCATCTGAACATTCTAGCATCCAGGCGGGACTTGATGCGGCCGCTACCGGAGATAGTGTTCTAGTGGCAGCTGGGACATATACAGGAGAAGGTAACTACAATCTTGATTTTGCGGGCAAAAACATCGTCTTGCTTTCTGAGGATGGTGCCGATTCAACGACAATTGATTGCGAAGGAGGAGACTATGGAATTCATTTTCAAGATGACGAAGGTCGTGATTGTGTTGTAGATGGATTTACTATTCGTGGTGCAGATATCACTGCCATTATGTTTAAGTATGGGGCATCTTCAACGATTATAAATTGTGTTTTGACTGGAAATATAGTGGGTTTTGGATGTATTGGTGAATCTTCATGCATCATTGAAGACTGTCTTATAACATGGAATGGGATGTCAGACGGCGCTGGATTGTATGTATCGCATTCGGCAACACCAGTGGTTAAGGATTGTGTATTTTCTGGAAATTGGTCACCCGATGTCGGCGGAGCAATATATATTGGCAGAGATTCTTCTTTAAGGCTTGAGGGCTGTTTAATAAATGGGTGTGTGGCTGATGATATGGGTGGGGGGATATTTTGTGGAGTGGATGCATCTGTTTTTATATCAAACTGTACGATCTCAGGAAATGGTGCTCTCAATGGCGGGGGCATAATTACAGGTGGTGGATTCGTTCAGGTTGAAAACAGCGCCGTGTGGGGAAATATTGGGACTGACATTATCATATCAAATGGAAATGCAATCATAGATTGTTCTGTACTTGTTGCACCCGTTGAATGGGGAGATTCGGAAATTGAATACAACGGAGAGAGCATATTTTCTGCGCCCCTATTCTGTGATTGGGTTAATCCTCACGACGAGCCCACAACAGAGGGAGACTATCAAGTCTATTCAAACTCCCCCTGCCTACCTGAGAACAACCCCTGTGGAATATTCATTGGCGCATTGGGGGTGGGATGCGATCCCCCAGATCCGACAATCCAAAGAAGTTGGGGATTAATAAAATCATTTTATGGTGGTCGCTGA